From a single Micromonospora carbonacea genomic region:
- a CDS encoding SDR family NAD(P)-dependent oxidoreductase — MTGEFTGLTAVVTGGASGIGLATARMLAGRGAAVACLDLDPFGLPAPLHGLRCDVTSDPSVTDAVAAAAHHLGGIDILVNNAGVGAQGSVEANPADEWHRVFDVNVVGIVRVTRAALPHLRASACAAVVNTCSIAATVGLPERALYSATKGAVQALTLAMAADHVAEGIRVNCVNPGTADTPWVRRLLDSAADPAAELTALRARQPMGRLVAADEVAAAIAYLASPLAASTTGTMLAVDGGVHGLRVRAADAGGSPPGAHPRSGTEETA; from the coding sequence ATGACCGGCGAGTTCACCGGACTGACCGCCGTGGTGACCGGCGGCGCCTCCGGCATCGGCCTGGCCACCGCCCGCATGCTCGCCGGGCGGGGGGCGGCCGTCGCGTGCCTCGACCTGGACCCGTTCGGGCTGCCGGCCCCGCTGCACGGCCTGCGCTGCGACGTCACGAGCGACCCGTCGGTGACCGATGCCGTCGCCGCCGCGGCCCACCACCTCGGCGGCATCGACATCCTGGTGAACAACGCCGGGGTCGGCGCGCAGGGGTCGGTCGAGGCGAACCCGGCCGACGAGTGGCACCGGGTCTTCGACGTCAACGTGGTGGGCATCGTCCGGGTCACCCGGGCGGCCCTGCCCCACCTGCGGGCCTCCGCCTGCGCGGCCGTCGTCAACACCTGTTCCATCGCGGCGACCGTGGGCCTGCCCGAGCGGGCGCTCTACAGCGCCACGAAGGGCGCCGTGCAGGCGTTGACCCTCGCCATGGCCGCCGACCACGTCGCGGAGGGGATCCGGGTCAACTGCGTCAACCCGGGCACCGCCGACACCCCCTGGGTGCGCCGGCTGCTCGACTCCGCCGCCGACCCGGCCGCCGAGCTCACCGCCCTGCGGGCCCGCCAACCCATGGGTCGACTGGTCGCCGCCGACGAGGTCGCCGCCGCGATCGCCTACCTGGCCAGCCCGCTGGCGGCCTCCACCACCGGGACCATGCTCGCCGTCGACGGCGGCGTGCACGGGCTGCGCGTCCGGGCGGCCGACGCCGGCGGCTCCCCGCCGGGCGCCCACCCCCGATCCGGCACCGAGGAGACGGCATGA
- a CDS encoding LLM class flavin-dependent oxidoreductase, whose amino-acid sequence MSLHKLGFLTIGLFDEADPRAGHESTLSLIELGEQLGFDSAWVRHRHLQFGISSPVAVLAAASQRTRRIELGTAVTPLGWENPLRLAEDLATVDVLSGGRLNPGVSVGPPMHYDRVRHALYPDTGDAEDFGHARVRRLLDLVRGEPAGDVDGVEGFEAYSRRVQPHSPGLIHRMWYGAGSLRSARWAGEQGMNLLTSSVVKAEESTDFDDIQLAHIRAYRAHHPDGPAARVSQGLVVVPTDSATAGQRARYEEYVRRRLPRTTSPQGPQRMVYARDLIGPAERIAEELASLAAFREVGEVAFALPFTFDHADYVQLLTDIATRLGPLLGWQPAR is encoded by the coding sequence GTGTCCCTGCACAAGCTCGGCTTCCTCACGATCGGCCTCTTCGACGAGGCGGACCCCCGGGCGGGCCACGAGTCGACGCTGAGCCTCATCGAGCTCGGCGAGCAGCTCGGCTTCGACAGCGCCTGGGTGCGCCACCGCCACCTCCAGTTCGGCATCTCCTCGCCGGTCGCCGTGCTCGCGGCGGCCTCGCAGCGCACCCGCCGCATCGAGCTCGGCACCGCGGTCACCCCGCTCGGCTGGGAGAACCCGCTGCGCCTCGCGGAGGACCTGGCCACGGTGGACGTCCTCTCCGGCGGCCGGTTGAACCCGGGGGTCAGCGTGGGCCCGCCGATGCACTACGACCGGGTGCGGCACGCGTTGTACCCGGACACCGGCGACGCCGAGGACTTCGGCCACGCCCGGGTCCGCCGGCTGCTCGACCTCGTCCGCGGGGAGCCGGCCGGCGACGTCGACGGCGTCGAGGGGTTCGAGGCGTACTCCCGCCGCGTGCAGCCGCACTCCCCCGGCCTGATCCACCGGATGTGGTACGGCGCCGGCAGCCTCCGGTCGGCGCGCTGGGCCGGCGAGCAGGGCATGAACCTGCTGACCAGCAGCGTGGTCAAGGCCGAGGAGTCCACCGACTTCGACGACATCCAGCTCGCCCACATCCGCGCGTACCGCGCCCACCACCCGGACGGTCCCGCCGCCCGGGTGTCGCAGGGGCTGGTGGTCGTTCCCACCGACAGCGCCACCGCCGGGCAACGCGCCCGCTACGAGGAGTACGTCCGGCGACGTCTCCCCCGGACGACGTCGCCGCAGGGGCCGCAGCGGATGGTCTACGCCCGCGACCTGATCGGGCCGGCCGAGCGGATCGCCGAGGAGCTGGCCTCCCTCGCCGCGTTCCGGGAGGTCGGCGAGGTGGCCTTCGCGCTGCCCTTCACCTTCGACCACGCCGACTACGTGCAGCTGCTCACCGACATCGCGACCCGGCTGGGCCCCCTGCTCGGCTGGCAGCCGGCGCGCTGA
- a CDS encoding aldo/keto reductase: protein MRTTRLGRSSAPVTAVGFGAAGIGNLYRAVDDDTARRAVEAAWQAGIRYYDTAPHYGLGLSERRLGAALAGRPRAEFTVSTKVGRILVPSPRTAHLRDDAGGFDVPADHVRRWDFSADGVRRSLESSLARLGLDRVDVVLIHDPDDHWRQAVDEAYPALHELRDAGVVGAIGVGMNQWRMLERFVTDTDVDVVMLAGRYTLLDQSAARTLLPRCRERSVGVLAAGVFNSGILATEPPGRTYDYGPAPEATYARAVRIAQVCRAHGVSLPQAALAFVARHPAVVSVLFGAADAEQVARNARLAAALVPEALWDELLAEGLVDP from the coding sequence ATGAGGACCACCCGCCTGGGGCGCTCGTCGGCCCCGGTGACCGCCGTGGGGTTCGGCGCGGCCGGGATCGGCAACCTGTACCGGGCGGTCGACGACGACACGGCCCGCCGGGCGGTCGAGGCCGCGTGGCAGGCCGGCATCCGCTACTACGACACCGCCCCGCACTACGGGCTGGGCCTGTCGGAGCGCCGGCTCGGCGCGGCACTGGCGGGCCGGCCCCGCGCCGAGTTCACGGTCTCCACGAAGGTCGGCCGGATCCTGGTGCCGTCGCCGCGGACCGCGCACCTGCGCGACGACGCCGGCGGGTTCGACGTGCCCGCCGACCACGTGCGGCGCTGGGACTTCAGCGCCGACGGGGTACGCCGGTCGCTGGAGTCCAGCCTCGCCCGGCTCGGCCTCGACCGGGTGGACGTCGTGCTGATCCACGACCCCGACGACCACTGGCGGCAGGCGGTCGACGAGGCGTACCCGGCCCTGCACGAGCTGCGCGACGCCGGTGTGGTGGGCGCGATCGGCGTCGGCATGAACCAGTGGCGGATGCTGGAGCGGTTCGTCACCGACACCGACGTCGACGTCGTGATGCTCGCCGGCCGTTACACCCTGCTCGACCAGTCGGCGGCGCGGACGCTGCTGCCCCGCTGCCGGGAACGGTCGGTCGGGGTGCTCGCCGCCGGGGTCTTCAACAGCGGCATCCTCGCCACCGAGCCGCCGGGCCGGACCTACGACTACGGGCCGGCGCCGGAGGCGACGTACGCCAGGGCGGTGCGGATCGCCCAGGTGTGCCGCGCGCACGGGGTGAGCCTGCCGCAGGCGGCCCTGGCCTTCGTGGCGCGGCATCCCGCCGTCGTCTCCGTGCTGTTCGGCGCGGCCGACGCCGAACAGGTCGCGCGCAACGCGCGCCTCGCCGCCGCGTTGGTGCCCGAAGCCCTGTGGGATGAGCTGCTGGCCGAGGGACTCGTCGACCCGTGA
- a CDS encoding GlxA family transcriptional regulator, which produces MHTVLVLALPDTIAFDLATPIEVLGRARLASGRPGYQVQICGSEPVIDAGPLRLAVDHGLDALSHADTIIVPGRNDPAAAVPASALDALRAAAATGTRIASICVGAFTLAATGLLDGRQATTHWAAADQFRSAFPAVSLNPEVLYIDAGQFITSAGATAGVDMCLHLVRRDHGAAVAADASRLAVAPLHRDGGQAQYIGRPNAPTTGAGLDTVLAWIETHAHEKITLATLADRARLSVRTLNRRFHEQTGQTPMQRVTAARVRRAQELLQTTDLGIDHIAHLAGFASPAHFRTQFKRLSGVAPHAYRNTFRPPPPATTR; this is translated from the coding sequence ATACACACCGTGCTCGTCCTGGCCCTGCCCGACACGATCGCATTCGACCTCGCCACGCCGATCGAAGTACTCGGCCGGGCGCGGCTGGCCAGCGGAAGACCCGGCTACCAGGTGCAGATCTGCGGTAGCGAGCCCGTCATCGACGCCGGGCCACTACGCCTTGCCGTCGACCACGGCCTCGATGCTCTTTCCCACGCCGACACGATCATCGTGCCCGGCCGCAACGACCCTGCCGCGGCAGTCCCCGCCTCGGCACTGGACGCATTGCGGGCCGCGGCGGCCACCGGTACCCGCATCGCCTCGATCTGCGTCGGCGCCTTCACCCTCGCGGCGACCGGCCTGCTCGACGGACGGCAAGCCACGACCCACTGGGCCGCCGCCGATCAGTTCCGGTCCGCGTTCCCGGCCGTCTCCCTGAACCCCGAGGTCCTCTACATCGACGCCGGGCAGTTCATCACCTCGGCCGGGGCGACCGCCGGCGTCGACATGTGCCTACACCTGGTGCGCCGCGACCACGGAGCCGCGGTCGCCGCCGACGCTTCCCGGCTCGCCGTGGCCCCACTGCACCGCGACGGCGGGCAGGCGCAGTACATCGGGCGCCCGAACGCGCCCACCACCGGAGCCGGCCTCGACACCGTCCTCGCCTGGATCGAGACCCACGCCCACGAGAAGATAACCCTGGCGACACTCGCGGACCGCGCCAGGCTCAGCGTGCGTACGCTCAACCGCCGCTTTCACGAGCAGACCGGCCAGACACCCATGCAGCGGGTCACCGCCGCACGCGTGCGCCGGGCACAGGAACTCCTGCAGACCACCGACCTCGGCATCGACCACATCGCGCACCTGGCCGGCTTCGCGTCACCGGCCCACTTCCGCACCCAGTTCAAGCGACTGAGCGGCGTGGCCCCGCACGCCTACCGCAACACCTTCCGTCCACCGCCGCCGGCCACCACACGTTGA
- a CDS encoding protein phosphatase, which yields MTGTGWRPGAPGVLRLPSGRLVRGRGLRNPLPDGPEPQFGVYLVGAPPEPVPWDSRWVRCRDFWLPADRADFAAALREALDRAGTQRVELACGGGFGRTGTGLSCLAILDGVPPAEAVAYVREHYLPQAVETPWQRRFVARFDPAARPRR from the coding sequence ATGACCGGAACCGGCTGGCGGCCGGGCGCGCCGGGCGTGCTGCGACTGCCGTCCGGGCGGCTGGTGCGCGGCCGTGGCCTGCGGAACCCCTTGCCGGACGGGCCCGAGCCGCAGTTCGGGGTCTACCTGGTGGGTGCACCGCCGGAGCCGGTCCCGTGGGACAGCCGGTGGGTCCGCTGCCGCGACTTCTGGCTGCCGGCCGACCGCGCGGACTTCGCCGCCGCCCTGCGCGAGGCGCTGGACCGGGCCGGCACGCAGCGGGTCGAGCTGGCCTGCGGGGGCGGCTTCGGGCGGACCGGGACGGGGCTGTCGTGCCTGGCGATCCTCGACGGCGTCCCCCCGGCCGAGGCCGTCGCCTACGTCCGCGAGCACTACCTGCCCCAGGCCGTCGAGACGCCGTGGCAGCGGCGTTTCGTCGCCCGCTTCGACCCGGCGGCGCGCCCGCGGCGCTGA
- a CDS encoding acyltransferase domain-containing protein, with the protein MDCVDIAARLGVPVEDVERVHRLAGDRPSAPLPARADAPAILDRLAVPPDDAAEIMAGWPDADSPLWTPELRWLLDRSVALVRADLGGHGWLSPGPALPRDRGPAWRHLYAYAYLALVGVVRGYHRDHGIPDAVSWTTLADLGRNLAVDRRMHGEGWPVMQSWLTLHARGGLYELGRLQHHRGDDAIGLHVPDAGPLTPEAVAASLDAARAFFPRHFPDERYRAFACGSWLLDPQLREYLPESSNIVRFQRRFALEPYEEPDGLDADVEVLRFVFRTLSTPLDRLPRRTALQRAVVDHLAAGRHWQWRQGRFPL; encoded by the coding sequence GTGGACTGCGTCGACATCGCCGCCCGGCTCGGGGTGCCCGTCGAGGACGTCGAGCGCGTGCACCGGCTCGCCGGGGACCGGCCGTCGGCCCCGCTGCCCGCCCGGGCCGACGCGCCCGCGATCCTCGACCGGCTCGCGGTGCCCCCGGACGACGCCGCCGAGATCATGGCGGGCTGGCCCGACGCCGACTCTCCGCTGTGGACACCCGAGCTGCGCTGGCTGCTCGACCGCTCCGTCGCCCTGGTCCGCGCCGACCTCGGGGGCCACGGCTGGCTGTCGCCCGGCCCGGCGCTGCCCCGCGACCGGGGCCCCGCCTGGCGGCACCTCTACGCTTACGCGTACCTGGCCCTAGTCGGCGTCGTCCGGGGCTACCACCGCGACCACGGCATCCCCGACGCCGTGTCCTGGACGACCCTCGCGGACCTGGGCCGCAACCTCGCGGTCGACCGGCGGATGCACGGCGAGGGCTGGCCGGTCATGCAGAGCTGGCTGACGCTGCACGCGCGCGGCGGCCTCTACGAGCTGGGCCGGTTGCAGCACCACCGGGGCGACGACGCCATCGGCCTGCACGTCCCCGACGCGGGGCCGTTGACCCCGGAGGCGGTCGCGGCGTCGCTCGACGCGGCCCGGGCGTTCTTCCCACGCCACTTCCCCGACGAGCGCTACCGGGCGTTCGCCTGCGGCTCGTGGCTGCTCGACCCGCAGCTTCGGGAATACCTGCCCGAGAGCTCCAACATCGTGCGGTTCCAGCGGAGGTTCGCGCTGGAGCCCTACGAGGAGCCGGACGGGCTCGACGCCGACGTCGAGGTGCTGCGGTTCGTGTTCCGCACCCTGAGCACGCCGCTGGACCGGCTGCCGCGCCGCACCGCGCTCCAGCGCGCGGTGGTCGACCACCTGGCGGCCGGGCGGCACTGGCAGTGGCGGCAGGGCCGCTTTCCGCTCTAG
- a CDS encoding DJ-1/PfpI family protein, with protein MLVQMVLFDRFDPLDVVGPFEVLAAGGDAVAGVTAGGPAAEERAAAGALDVELVTAEGPREVVSGTRGLTLRATAKLRPDRPGYVVVPGASGPVSGDPDQGVQTIPVLLARFAESAAAPLMRTALDNPDVTVATVCGGSLALAMAGLIEGRHAVTHHLGMDVLEATGVHAVRARIVDDGDLISAGGVTSGLDLGLYLLEREFGPRIAHAVETLFEHERRGVVWRATGRTPIAV; from the coding sequence ATGTTGGTGCAGATGGTGTTGTTCGACAGATTCGACCCGCTTGACGTCGTCGGGCCCTTCGAGGTCCTGGCCGCCGGAGGAGACGCCGTCGCCGGAGTCACCGCCGGGGGGCCCGCGGCCGAGGAACGCGCGGCAGCGGGTGCGCTGGACGTGGAACTCGTCACCGCGGAGGGTCCTCGGGAAGTGGTCAGCGGCACCCGCGGCCTGACGCTACGGGCGACCGCGAAGCTGCGACCCGACCGGCCGGGTTACGTCGTGGTGCCCGGTGCCAGCGGCCCCGTCAGCGGTGACCCGGATCAGGGCGTCCAGACCATCCCCGTGCTGCTGGCCCGGTTCGCCGAATCGGCGGCGGCTCCGCTGATGCGCACCGCTCTGGACAATCCTGACGTGACTGTCGCCACCGTCTGCGGCGGTTCGCTGGCCCTGGCCATGGCCGGCCTGATCGAGGGCCGGCATGCGGTGACGCATCACCTCGGCATGGATGTGCTCGAGGCGACGGGTGTGCACGCCGTGCGAGCCCGGATCGTCGACGACGGCGACCTCATCAGCGCCGGCGGTGTCACGTCCGGCCTGGATCTTGGTCTTTACCTCCTCGAACGCGAGTTCGGCCCCCGGATCGCGCACGCGGTCGAAACCCTGTTCGAGCACGAACGGCGTGGCGTCGTGTGGCGTGCGACCGGCCGTACGCCGATCGCGGTCTGA
- a CDS encoding NAD(P)/FAD-dependent oxidoreductase, giving the protein MAEHVVVIGAGVYGAAVTAALTRRGARVTVVDAAAPASGVSGATFSWTNSCGKQPRAYHDLSVAGMAAHRRLAAEAPLSDWYHEGGNLEWADDEAGRAKLRRKVDGVLDYGYEARWLTRAQALRLEPDMSPAELPDDGIAYFPQEGWIEPTRLVGHLLSTSVVAGAELVRDDAVTGIEVTDGLVRSVRLASGRRIVADAVVNCAGPGAARIAGLAGLALPMRNTRGVLVYTSPAAVAVSRVVHAPGVHLRPDGGGRLLLHTHEIDDAAHLDDDGRTSVEQPAVDRVLAAGRALYPGMRHVVVESVRVGERPIPGDGLPVLGRVVDLPNFHFAVSHSGVTLSVHAGDLVAAEALGENRDDALAAFRFERL; this is encoded by the coding sequence ATGGCTGAGCACGTAGTCGTCATCGGCGCCGGCGTCTACGGTGCGGCGGTGACCGCCGCGCTGACCCGGCGCGGCGCCCGTGTCACCGTCGTCGACGCGGCGGCGCCGGCCTCCGGCGTCTCCGGCGCGACGTTCTCCTGGACCAACTCCTGCGGCAAGCAGCCCCGGGCGTACCACGACCTGAGCGTCGCGGGGATGGCGGCACACCGCAGGCTGGCGGCCGAGGCGCCACTGAGCGACTGGTACCACGAGGGCGGCAACCTGGAATGGGCCGACGACGAGGCCGGGCGCGCGAAACTGCGCCGGAAGGTCGACGGCGTCCTCGACTACGGGTACGAGGCGCGCTGGCTCACCCGGGCGCAGGCGCTGCGCCTGGAGCCGGACATGAGCCCCGCCGAGCTGCCCGACGACGGGATCGCCTACTTCCCGCAGGAGGGCTGGATCGAGCCGACCCGGCTGGTCGGCCACCTGCTCTCGACCTCGGTCGTCGCCGGCGCGGAGCTGGTGCGCGACGACGCCGTCACCGGCATCGAGGTGACGGACGGCCTGGTCCGGTCCGTGCGCCTCGCCTCGGGGCGGAGGATCGTCGCCGACGCGGTCGTGAACTGCGCGGGGCCGGGGGCCGCCCGGATCGCCGGCCTGGCGGGGCTGGCCCTGCCGATGCGCAACACCCGGGGCGTGCTCGTCTACACGTCCCCGGCCGCGGTCGCGGTGTCCCGCGTCGTCCACGCGCCCGGTGTGCACCTGCGCCCCGACGGCGGCGGCCGGCTCCTGCTGCACACCCACGAGATCGACGACGCGGCGCACCTCGACGACGACGGCCGGACCAGCGTCGAGCAACCGGCGGTCGACAGGGTGCTCGCCGCCGGCCGCGCGTTGTACCCGGGGATGCGGCACGTGGTCGTGGAGAGCGTGCGGGTCGGCGAGCGCCCCATCCCCGGTGACGGCCTGCCGGTGCTGGGTCGCGTGGTCGACCTGCCCAACTTCCACTTCGCCGTCTCGCACAGCGGGGTGACCCTGAGCGTGCACGCCGGTGACCTGGTCGCCGCCGAGGCACTCGGCGAGAACCGGGACGACGCCCTGGCCGCGTTCCGGTTCGAGCGGCTCTGA
- a CDS encoding ABC-F family ATP-binding cassette domain-containing protein: MSDSHVVSSALSFSWPDGTPLFRDLSFAVPGGRTGLVAPNGAGKSTLLRLVAGELRPTGGSITVEGPLGYLPQHLPFARRETVARVLGVDRVVAALHAIEAGDAAEEHFTAVGDDWDVEERARAELDRLGLTDVALDRRLDTLSGGEVVSLGLAAQLLKRPDVLLLDEPTNNLDGAARARLTAVLRSWTGCLLVVSHDRALLDEMDRIAALDHGEIRWYGGNHAEYEQAVRAEREVAERQVRQAAQDVRRQKRELQQARERAARRASTAARNLADAGLARIVAGNLKRDAQVSAARSHDVHAARLGAAQARLDQASTAARRDDDLALDLPETTVPAGRTVFHGEALQAAYDGRPVFAGDGVGLDIRGPERVALVGPNGAGKSTLLRLIGGHQEPVSGAVTRAEGRMAYLSQRLDLLDADRTVAENLAVFAPSRSAADRMNLLARFLFRGVRAHLPVGVLSGGELLRATLACVLNAEPAPQLLLLDEPTNNLDLASVAQLESALLSYRGAFVVVSHDDRFLAAIGVDRWLRLAGGRLTEVGGPS, translated from the coding sequence ATGTCCGACAGTCATGTCGTCAGCTCCGCCCTGTCCTTTTCCTGGCCGGACGGCACGCCCCTCTTCCGGGACCTGTCGTTCGCCGTGCCCGGCGGCCGCACCGGCCTGGTCGCGCCCAACGGCGCCGGCAAGTCGACCCTGTTGCGGCTCGTCGCCGGCGAGCTTCGGCCCACCGGCGGCAGCATCACCGTCGAGGGGCCACTGGGCTACCTGCCCCAGCACCTGCCCTTCGCCCGGCGGGAGACGGTCGCCCGGGTGCTCGGGGTCGACCGGGTCGTCGCCGCGCTGCACGCCATCGAGGCCGGCGACGCCGCCGAGGAGCACTTCACCGCCGTCGGCGACGACTGGGACGTCGAGGAACGGGCCCGCGCCGAACTCGACCGCCTCGGGCTGACCGACGTCGCGTTGGACCGCCGGCTCGACACCCTCAGCGGCGGCGAGGTGGTGTCCCTCGGCCTCGCCGCCCAGTTGCTCAAGCGGCCCGACGTGCTCCTGCTGGACGAGCCGACCAACAACCTCGACGGCGCGGCGCGGGCGCGGCTGACCGCCGTGCTCCGTTCCTGGACCGGCTGCCTGCTCGTGGTCAGCCACGACCGGGCGCTGCTGGACGAGATGGACCGCATCGCCGCCCTCGACCACGGCGAGATCCGCTGGTACGGCGGCAACCATGCCGAGTACGAGCAGGCGGTGCGGGCCGAGCGGGAGGTCGCCGAGCGGCAGGTGCGGCAGGCCGCGCAGGACGTCAGGCGGCAGAAGCGCGAGCTCCAGCAGGCCCGCGAGCGGGCCGCCCGCCGCGCGTCCACCGCCGCGCGTAACCTCGCCGACGCCGGGCTGGCCCGGATCGTCGCCGGCAACCTCAAGCGCGACGCGCAGGTGTCGGCGGCCCGGTCCCACGACGTGCACGCCGCGCGCCTCGGCGCGGCGCAGGCCCGGCTGGACCAGGCGAGCACGGCTGCCCGCCGGGACGACGACCTCGCCCTCGACCTGCCGGAGACGACGGTGCCCGCCGGCCGCACCGTCTTCCACGGCGAGGCCCTCCAGGCGGCCTACGACGGGCGTCCGGTCTTCGCCGGCGACGGCGTCGGCCTGGACATCCGCGGCCCCGAACGGGTCGCCCTCGTCGGGCCGAACGGCGCGGGCAAGTCCACCCTGCTGCGGTTGATCGGCGGCCACCAGGAGCCGGTCTCCGGCGCCGTCACGCGGGCGGAGGGCCGGATGGCGTACCTGTCGCAGCGCCTCGATCTGCTCGACGCGGACCGGACGGTCGCCGAGAACCTCGCCGTCTTCGCGCCGTCGCGCAGCGCGGCGGACCGGATGAACCTGCTGGCCCGCTTCCTGTTCCGGGGCGTCCGCGCCCACCTGCCGGTCGGCGTGCTGTCCGGCGGGGAGCTGCTGCGCGCCACGCTGGCGTGCGTCCTGAACGCCGAGCCGGCGCCGCAGCTGCTGCTGCTCGACGAGCCCACCAACAACCTCGACCTGGCCAGCGTGGCGCAGCTGGAGAGCGCGCTCCTGTCGTACCGGGGGGCGTTCGTCGTGGTCAGCCACGACGACCGTTTCCTGGCCGCGATCGGGGTGGACCGCTGGCTCCGGCTGGCCGGCGGCCGGCTCACCGAGGTGGGCGGGCCGTCGTGA